One stretch of Roseibium sp. HPY-6 DNA includes these proteins:
- the pgi gene encoding glucose-6-phosphate isomerase, which produces MALEDAFGALGQQAARLNKTTLRDLFSSDPQRFENLSARTDDLLLDYSKTKLDTDTLQLLIKLAEAADVAGRRDAMFSGEKINTTENRAVLHTALRNRSDKPVFVDGQDVMPDVRAVLDAMADFSEAVRAGELTSSTGAPFTDVVNIGIGGSDLGPVMATLALSPYHDGPELHYVSNVDGAHVADTLATLDPATTLIIVASKTFTTIETMTNAATARQWIAGALGEDAVGQHFAAVSTALEKVSAFGIDESRVFGFWDWVGGRYSIWSAIGLPLMIAIGPDAFGDFLEGAHALDVHFKEAPLDQNLPVLMALIGVWNRDVLGHSARAVLPYDQRLARLPAYLQQLDMESNGKGVRLDGSPVQQATGPLVWGEPGTNGQHAFYQLLHQGTTVIPCEFLIAKNGHEEDLQQHHDLLMANCLAQSEALMLGRTLDEANAILSASGLSAEDIEKLAPHKVFPGDRPSLTLVYDKLTPFALGRLIALYEHRVFVEGVIWGINSFDQWGVELGKELATALLPMIKGDVAADEKDASTKGLLKVLKD; this is translated from the coding sequence ATGGCGCTCGAAGACGCGTTTGGTGCACTCGGCCAACAAGCTGCAAGGCTGAACAAGACCACGCTCCGGGACCTGTTTTCAAGCGACCCTCAGCGGTTCGAAAACCTCTCAGCGCGTACCGACGACCTGCTCCTGGATTATTCAAAGACGAAACTTGACACCGACACCCTGCAGCTTCTGATAAAGCTGGCCGAGGCTGCCGACGTCGCCGGCCGGAGGGACGCAATGTTCTCCGGCGAAAAGATTAACACGACCGAAAACCGCGCGGTGCTCCATACCGCCCTTAGAAACCGCTCGGACAAGCCCGTTTTTGTCGATGGCCAGGATGTCATGCCGGATGTTCGTGCGGTGCTGGACGCGATGGCTGATTTTTCCGAAGCAGTGCGCGCGGGCGAACTGACATCGTCAACAGGCGCACCGTTCACCGACGTGGTCAATATCGGTATCGGCGGCTCAGATCTGGGCCCGGTTATGGCGACCCTGGCGCTGTCGCCCTATCACGACGGCCCCGAGCTGCACTACGTATCCAACGTTGACGGTGCTCATGTTGCCGACACGCTTGCCACACTCGACCCTGCAACGACCTTGATCATCGTCGCGTCGAAGACTTTCACGACCATCGAGACGATGACAAACGCTGCGACGGCACGCCAATGGATCGCCGGAGCCCTCGGCGAAGATGCCGTTGGGCAGCACTTTGCCGCCGTTTCGACAGCGCTCGAAAAAGTTTCGGCGTTCGGGATCGATGAAAGCAGGGTGTTCGGTTTCTGGGACTGGGTCGGTGGCCGTTACTCCATCTGGTCGGCCATCGGCCTGCCCCTGATGATCGCAATAGGGCCGGACGCTTTCGGCGACTTTCTGGAGGGCGCACACGCGCTCGATGTCCACTTCAAAGAAGCTCCTCTGGATCAGAACCTGCCGGTTCTCATGGCGCTCATCGGGGTTTGGAACAGGGATGTGCTGGGACACTCTGCGCGCGCGGTGCTGCCTTACGATCAGCGCCTTGCCCGGCTCCCTGCTTACCTGCAACAGCTCGACATGGAATCGAATGGCAAGGGTGTCAGACTGGACGGCAGTCCGGTCCAACAGGCCACAGGTCCCCTTGTCTGGGGAGAGCCCGGCACCAACGGCCAGCATGCCTTCTATCAGCTCCTGCATCAGGGCACGACGGTCATCCCCTGCGAGTTTCTGATCGCCAAGAACGGACACGAAGAAGACCTCCAGCAGCATCACGACCTTCTGATGGCAAACTGCCTCGCGCAATCCGAAGCCTTGATGCTTGGCCGCACGCTTGATGAGGCTAACGCGATCCTGAGCGCATCGGGCCTATCGGCCGAAGACATCGAAAAGCTCGCCCCGCACAAGGTGTTTCCGGGAGACCGCCCTTCCCTGACACTCGTCTACGACAAGCTGACACCTTTTGCTCTCGGACGGCTGATCGCCCTTTATGAGCACCGTGTCTTTGTTGAGGGCGTCATCTGGGGGATCAATTCGTTCGACCAGTGGGGCGTTGAGCTTGGCAAGGAACTGGCAACCGCTCTTCTGCCCATGATCAAGGGCGACGTGGCTGCCGACGAGAAAGATGCGTCGACGAAAGGCTTGCTGAAGGTGCTGAAAGACTGA
- a CDS encoding zinc-binding alcohol dehydrogenase family protein, whose protein sequence is MRSGVVLKPGVFQLESRDLPTEAPEGWALIDICAVGICGTDYHIFAGKHPFLDYPRTIGHELSGRVAKAVGGWQRGELVVINPYVSCGQCRACRKGKPNCCERIEVLGVHREGGMCARVAVPVTNLYRASGLSELQAAMVEFLAIGAHAVSRAGDLQGERVLVTGAGPIGLGTALFAKLQGAEVHLLDLSEARLKQASEKFGFDKCHNDAGAILTGALSDGFDVIFDATGSARAIEAGFPLLAHGSRYVLVSVVKDEIRFDDPEFHKRESQIIGSRNATARDFETVMTAIRQGLIDTDALCSLTIPFDTIAESFEELANNRDTLIKAVVTV, encoded by the coding sequence ATGCGAAGTGGAGTCGTTTTAAAACCGGGCGTTTTTCAACTGGAGTCGCGTGATTTACCGACCGAAGCGCCCGAAGGCTGGGCGCTGATCGACATCTGCGCGGTTGGGATTTGCGGCACGGATTACCACATCTTTGCAGGCAAGCACCCTTTCCTGGATTATCCACGCACGATCGGTCACGAGCTCAGCGGCCGCGTTGCCAAAGCGGTGGGCGGATGGCAGCGAGGCGAGCTTGTCGTCATCAACCCTTATGTTTCCTGCGGCCAATGCCGGGCCTGCCGAAAAGGCAAGCCCAATTGCTGTGAGCGGATCGAAGTGCTCGGCGTTCACAGGGAAGGGGGGATGTGTGCCAGGGTCGCCGTCCCTGTCACCAATCTTTATCGCGCGTCAGGTCTGAGCGAATTGCAGGCTGCCATGGTCGAATTCCTCGCGATAGGGGCGCATGCGGTCAGCCGTGCCGGTGACCTGCAAGGCGAGCGGGTCCTTGTGACGGGAGCCGGTCCGATCGGTCTCGGTACGGCTTTGTTTGCGAAGTTGCAGGGCGCTGAAGTCCATCTTCTCGATCTGAGTGAAGCCAGGCTGAAACAAGCCTCTGAAAAATTTGGCTTCGACAAATGCCACAATGACGCCGGCGCTATTCTGACTGGTGCCCTCTCTGACGGCTTTGATGTGATTTTTGACGCGACAGGAAGTGCGCGTGCGATCGAGGCGGGGTTCCCGTTGCTCGCGCACGGCAGCCGGTATGTTCTTGTCAGTGTCGTTAAGGATGAAATCCGCTTCGATGACCCGGAGTTTCACAAGCGCGAATCCCAGATCATCGGCAGCCGGAACGCCACGGCCCGGGATTTTGAAACCGTGATGACGGCGATCCGCCAGGGATTGATCGACACGGATGCGCTCTGCTCGCTGACCATCCCTTTCGACACCATCGCGGAGAGCTTTGAAGAGCTTGCCAACAACCGTGACACGCTGATCAAGGCAGTCGTTACGGTCTAG
- a CDS encoding ATP-binding cassette domain-containing protein yields the protein MSLQSEMLPLVQMTDIEKHFGGIRAVNGVSLDLYAGEVVGVLGHNGAGKSCLMRILSGAMLANQGTIKVNGDVAEIQNPHNARDLGIETIYQTLALADHLNAPANLFLGRELKTWYGDLDDRRMMRETERVLRKLNPNFKNLDDPVSKLSGGQRQVIAIARAIYFNVKILIMDEPTAALGPSETAMVGDLIKQLRAEGIGILLVSHDMHDVFELCDRVIVMNKGRNVGSHRIEDVTKDDVLSLIIKGELPDDWVPRGREMLQ from the coding sequence ATGAGCCTGCAGAGCGAAATGCTGCCGCTGGTGCAGATGACCGATATTGAGAAACACTTTGGCGGCATCCGCGCGGTTAACGGCGTCTCCCTGGATCTTTACGCTGGTGAAGTTGTTGGCGTTCTGGGACATAACGGTGCCGGAAAATCCTGCCTCATGCGGATCCTTTCTGGCGCGATGCTGGCTAACCAGGGCACGATCAAGGTCAATGGTGACGTGGCCGAGATCCAGAATCCACATAATGCCCGCGACCTTGGCATAGAGACCATTTACCAGACCCTGGCTCTCGCGGACCATCTCAATGCGCCCGCCAATCTCTTTCTCGGGCGGGAGTTGAAGACATGGTACGGCGATCTGGACGATAGGAGGATGATGCGCGAGACGGAGCGGGTCCTGCGCAAGCTCAATCCGAATTTCAAAAACCTCGATGACCCGGTCTCCAAACTCTCCGGCGGGCAGAGACAGGTCATTGCGATTGCCCGCGCAATCTATTTCAATGTGAAAATCCTGATCATGGATGAGCCGACCGCGGCGCTTGGACCTTCAGAAACGGCCATGGTGGGCGATCTGATCAAACAGCTGCGTGCCGAGGGAATTGGCATCTTGCTGGTCAGCCATGATATGCACGATGTCTTCGAACTGTGTGACCGCGTGATTGTGATGAACAAAGGACGGAATGTCGGATCGCACCGGATCGAAGATGTGACCAAGGACGATGTCCTCAGCCTGATCATCAAAGGTGAGTTGCCTGATGACTGGGTGCCGCGCGGACGGGAAATGCTGCAATGA
- a CDS encoding bacteriocin, protein MALPKLAHFEVVSEMKKILVVAAVATLLAGCTSSRQTDRAIIGGSLGAATGVIVGAAVGAGAAPVIAGAALGAAGGAAIGAATTPN, encoded by the coding sequence ATGGCGTTGCCGAAACTAGCTCATTTTGAGGTCGTATCCGAAATGAAGAAAATCCTGGTGGTGGCTGCAGTAGCCACGTTACTTGCCGGCTGCACGTCAAGCAGACAGACAGACCGCGCTATTATCGGCGGCAGTCTTGGGGCCGCAACAGGTGTTATTGTCGGAGCTGCGGTCGGTGCAGGCGCTGCACCGGTGATCGCCGGAGCGGCCCTTGGGGCAGCCGGCGGCGCTGCAATCGGCGCTGCCACAACACCGAACTAA
- a CDS encoding rhodanese-related sulfurtransferase produces MNEFLVAALYLFTPLKDYEEMRDPLKRFCVEHDVRGSLLLASEGINGTICGPEEGVRAVLAHLRGDPRFKDLKHKEAWTHRHVFKRMKVRLKQEIVRLAVDGIDPNEIVGEYVKPEDWNALISDPDVVVIDTRNDYEFAFGTFDRALNPKTQSFREFPDWVHGQDDLKQKPKVAMFCTGGIRCEKATAWMLKNGFEDVYHLEGGILNYLEKVPEADSLWKGECFVFDDRVSVDHQLQPRWGEWVPEEARHIINEDTDYEKGPMNQPDLADARRSTS; encoded by the coding sequence ATGAACGAATTTCTGGTCGCTGCCCTTTACCTGTTTACGCCGCTCAAAGACTACGAGGAGATGCGCGACCCGCTCAAGCGCTTCTGCGTCGAACACGATGTGCGTGGCAGTCTTTTGCTTGCGTCGGAAGGTATCAACGGGACGATCTGCGGTCCGGAAGAGGGCGTGCGGGCGGTTCTGGCACATTTGCGCGGCGATCCGCGCTTCAAAGATCTCAAGCACAAGGAGGCATGGACGCATCGACATGTCTTCAAACGCATGAAAGTACGATTGAAACAGGAGATCGTGCGCCTTGCCGTGGACGGGATCGATCCGAACGAAATCGTTGGAGAATATGTCAAGCCGGAAGACTGGAACGCCCTCATCTCCGATCCTGACGTTGTCGTAATCGACACGCGCAACGATTACGAGTTTGCGTTCGGAACCTTCGATCGGGCCCTTAACCCTAAAACACAGTCCTTCCGCGAGTTTCCCGACTGGGTTCACGGCCAAGACGATCTGAAGCAAAAGCCAAAGGTTGCAATGTTCTGCACCGGCGGTATCCGCTGTGAAAAGGCAACGGCATGGATGCTCAAGAACGGCTTTGAGGACGTTTATCACCTGGAAGGCGGCATTCTGAATTACCTGGAGAAGGTGCCGGAGGCAGACAGTCTCTGGAAAGGGGAATGTTTCGTGTTCGACGACCGCGTGTCAGTCGATCATCAGCTGCAGCCGCGCTGGGGTGAATGGGTGCCGGAGGAAGCGCGCCACATCATCAACGAGGACACCGATTACGAAAAAGGCCCGATGAATCAACCGGACCTCGCGGACGCCCGACGCAGCACATCTTAA
- a CDS encoding SMP-30/gluconolactonase/LRE family protein, with protein sequence MSHTITRFLDTTYQLGECPTWDDRNNRLLWVDIQGRTIQSMDWDSHEITTWYFDNEVGSFGLTDDDRLIVGVWDKILLFDPKTETSEVLAEVQADRPGTRLNDGKIGPDGAFWIGTMDTASPREPIAGLFRIDGKGQVEEIRDELQCSNGLAWSPDGAYMYHADSTPGWIECYAFDKATGALGSKMLFAQQTNETGRPDGAAVDADGNYWSAGVSAGVLNCFAHDGNLLEAIRMPVPKPTMPCFCGPDLDQLIVTTIKQPSDSTAIEPDTLSGGLFLIDGHGRKGLKAERFRTR encoded by the coding sequence GTGTCCCACACGATAACCCGTTTTCTCGACACGACTTATCAACTTGGCGAATGCCCGACCTGGGATGACAGGAACAACCGCCTGCTTTGGGTCGATATTCAAGGCCGCACCATTCAGTCCATGGACTGGGACAGCCATGAAATAACCACCTGGTATTTCGATAACGAGGTCGGTTCATTCGGCCTGACCGACGACGACCGATTGATCGTCGGCGTTTGGGACAAGATCCTTCTGTTTGATCCTAAAACCGAGACAAGCGAAGTGCTTGCCGAAGTCCAGGCAGACCGCCCGGGAACCCGTCTCAATGACGGCAAGATCGGCCCAGACGGCGCTTTCTGGATCGGCACCATGGACACCGCCTCCCCGCGCGAGCCGATTGCCGGACTTTTCCGGATCGACGGCAAAGGCCAGGTCGAGGAAATCCGGGATGAACTGCAGTGCTCCAACGGTCTCGCCTGGAGCCCGGACGGAGCCTATATGTATCACGCCGATTCCACCCCCGGCTGGATCGAGTGCTACGCCTTCGACAAGGCAACGGGCGCTCTCGGCTCAAAGATGCTGTTCGCCCAACAGACCAATGAAACCGGCCGCCCGGACGGCGCTGCGGTGGATGCGGATGGCAACTACTGGAGCGCAGGCGTTTCTGCCGGCGTGCTCAATTGCTTTGCCCATGACGGCAATCTTCTGGAGGCAATCCGGATGCCGGTCCCGAAACCGACAATGCCGTGCTTTTGCGGCCCGGATCTTGATCAGTTGATCGTGACGACGATCAAACAGCCCTCCGACTCGACTGCTATCGAACCCGACACGCTATCGGGCGGACTTTTCCTGATTGATGGTCACGGCAGGAAAGGCCTGAAGGCAGAGCGGTTCAGGACCCGGTAA
- a CDS encoding Lrp/AsnC family transcriptional regulator, whose protein sequence is MKLDRLDRKILDVLQKDGRIANADLADVVGLSASACLRRVRALEEAGVIENYVALLDQRKLGRRMDVFVEISLTGQSKETLESFERAVSRSEEIMECFLMAGDADYILRLTAADPIDFERIHRDHLSQLPGVLRMKSSFAIRPIVKRTALPLHEEA, encoded by the coding sequence ATGAAACTCGATCGCCTCGACCGCAAGATACTCGACGTTCTGCAAAAGGATGGCCGCATCGCCAATGCCGATCTCGCAGATGTCGTCGGACTGTCGGCCTCCGCCTGCCTGCGCCGTGTGCGCGCGCTTGAAGAAGCAGGCGTGATTGAGAATTACGTCGCTCTGCTTGACCAGCGCAAACTCGGCCGACGCATGGATGTTTTTGTCGAGATTTCGTTGACGGGTCAGTCCAAGGAAACGCTGGAGAGCTTCGAACGCGCGGTCTCGCGGTCAGAGGAAATCATGGAGTGCTTTCTTATGGCCGGCGACGCCGACTATATCCTCAGGCTGACGGCGGCAGATCCGATCGACTTTGAACGCATCCACCGGGATCACCTCTCGCAGCTCCCCGGTGTGCTTCGGATGAAATCGTCTTTCGCCATCCGCCCGATCGTGAAGCGAACTGCGTTGCCACTTCACGAGGAAGCATGA
- a CDS encoding ABC transporter substrate-binding protein — MKKLISTMMMASALALTAAASHAGEIAVIVKTTNSNFWQNVNKGATAAIGGQEAHTMSFNGPASESAIADQVNLVENAVNRGVSGIVLAPSDPEALIPAVKKAFEAQIPVVIIDSGLADNGKEYYQAFLSTDNCAAGQLVADKMLSEVGTKGKVAVMSYVAGVGSEIGRVGCFVERINEKSEIEIVGPFYSQSQMATALNQTTDVLAANDDLVGIFGANEPTAIGMGRAIVQAGKAGSITALGFDGNSDLQDFVKDGTLAGTAVQGSFQMGELGVQTVLKLMNGESVPEFIDTGVVLATKDNIDKPEVQNVLY, encoded by the coding sequence ATGAAGAAGCTGATTTCAACCATGATGATGGCAAGCGCGCTTGCGCTTACCGCAGCGGCATCACATGCCGGCGAAATCGCGGTCATCGTCAAGACCACCAACTCGAACTTCTGGCAGAACGTCAACAAGGGTGCGACTGCCGCCATTGGCGGTCAGGAAGCGCATACGATGAGCTTCAACGGTCCGGCATCGGAATCTGCCATTGCAGATCAGGTGAACCTGGTTGAGAACGCGGTCAACAGAGGCGTTTCCGGCATCGTGCTTGCGCCTTCCGATCCCGAAGCGCTCATTCCGGCTGTCAAAAAGGCGTTCGAGGCGCAAATTCCGGTTGTCATTATTGACTCCGGCCTCGCCGACAACGGCAAGGAATACTACCAGGCGTTCCTCTCGACGGACAATTGCGCCGCCGGTCAGCTCGTCGCCGACAAAATGCTTTCGGAAGTCGGCACCAAGGGCAAGGTCGCCGTCATGTCATATGTCGCCGGTGTCGGCTCGGAAATCGGGCGCGTGGGATGTTTCGTAGAGCGGATCAACGAGAAGTCCGAGATCGAAATCGTCGGCCCGTTCTACTCGCAGTCGCAGATGGCGACCGCGCTGAACCAGACCACGGACGTTCTGGCGGCGAATGACGATCTGGTCGGCATATTCGGCGCTAACGAGCCGACCGCCATCGGCATGGGCCGCGCGATCGTGCAGGCGGGCAAGGCAGGAAGCATCACGGCACTTGGTTTTGACGGAAACTCCGACCTTCAGGATTTCGTCAAGGACGGAACCCTTGCCGGAACGGCTGTCCAGGGCTCGTTCCAGATGGGCGAGCTTGGCGTACAGACCGTCTTGAAACTGATGAACGGCGAGAGCGTGCCTGAGTTCATCGACACGGGTGTCGTTCTGGCCACCAAGGACAACATCGATAAGCCGGAAGTTCAAAACGTCCTTTACTGA
- a CDS encoding PilZ domain-containing protein, which produces MCSAKTPHDLAHLQGNPDVREEVQVVDFDTLAIIDAVVTNVNEWGCCVTSEHVEELYKNIGIRLSGSRKLSKAHVTSVKGNDAAVVFSSSESSVSDKRREKRNDVKIPVTIADLEGITEITGVIVDAAKNGCRVKAEGLTAMPEEVLLTMNKFEKPVVAEFAWRNDRSAGLRLLWNRTLEETGSCEGADASEDAVPETEDA; this is translated from the coding sequence ATGTGCTCTGCCAAAACTCCGCATGATCTGGCCCACCTTCAGGGAAATCCCGACGTTCGCGAAGAGGTGCAGGTCGTCGATTTCGATACGCTTGCAATCATCGACGCCGTGGTGACGAATGTGAACGAGTGGGGCTGCTGCGTTACTTCCGAACACGTAGAGGAACTCTACAAAAACATCGGTATTCGGCTTTCCGGCTCGAGGAAGCTATCAAAGGCACATGTCACGTCGGTCAAGGGAAACGATGCGGCAGTTGTTTTTTCCAGTAGCGAAAGTTCCGTGTCGGACAAACGCCGTGAAAAGCGAAACGACGTCAAGATTCCCGTCACGATCGCGGACCTGGAGGGTATTACCGAGATAACCGGTGTCATCGTCGATGCGGCCAAGAACGGGTGCCGGGTCAAGGCGGAGGGCCTCACAGCGATGCCCGAAGAAGTTCTTCTGACAATGAACAAATTCGAAAAGCCGGTGGTCGCGGAGTTTGCCTGGCGCAACGACAGGTCGGCCGGTCTCAGGCTCCTCTGGAACCGCACGCTTGAAGAAACCGGCAGCTGCGAGGGCGCCGATGCCAGCGAAGACGCGGTTCCAGAGACGGAAGACGCCTAA
- the ald gene encoding alanine dehydrogenase codes for MRIGVSKEIKNHEYRVGLTPDSVYEMIAHGHDVVVETNAGIGIGASDADYEAAGAKILETAKEVFDAAQMIVKVKEPQAVERAMLRPDHILFTYLHLAPDADQTADLVKSGATCIAYETVVDAKGGLPLLVPMSQVAGRLSVIAGAKALEKAHGGSGTLVGGVPGVEPAKVVVIGGGVVGSHAITMAIGLGADVTVLDRNTAVLGQLSQTFGPALKTVYSTKSALEKHVLEADMVVGAVLVAGAAAPKLVSKDLVSRMKPGSVLVDVAIDQGGCFETSKATTHSDPTYIVDEVVHYCVANMPGAVPKTSTYALNNATLPFALALADKGAKQALLDDPNFLPGLNVIGGQVTCEAVAEALGYDYVDPAAALEQSDASQAA; via the coding sequence ATGCGCATTGGTGTGTCCAAGGAAATCAAGAACCACGAGTACCGGGTTGGTTTGACGCCCGACAGTGTCTACGAAATGATCGCGCACGGTCATGACGTGGTGGTTGAAACGAATGCCGGCATTGGCATTGGCGCAAGCGACGCCGACTACGAGGCTGCCGGTGCGAAGATCCTGGAAACAGCGAAAGAAGTTTTCGATGCGGCTCAGATGATCGTCAAGGTGAAAGAACCGCAGGCTGTTGAGCGTGCGATGCTGCGTCCGGACCACATTCTCTTCACGTATCTGCACCTGGCGCCGGACGCGGACCAGACCGCTGATCTGGTGAAATCGGGCGCGACATGCATCGCTTATGAAACCGTGGTCGATGCCAAAGGCGGCCTGCCGCTGCTCGTACCCATGTCGCAGGTGGCCGGTCGTCTTTCGGTCATTGCAGGCGCCAAGGCCCTGGAAAAGGCTCATGGCGGCTCCGGCACACTGGTCGGCGGCGTCCCGGGCGTTGAGCCGGCCAAAGTCGTCGTGATCGGCGGGGGTGTCGTTGGCTCCCACGCCATCACAATGGCCATCGGTCTTGGTGCCGACGTCACGGTTCTGGACCGCAACACCGCGGTTCTCGGCCAGCTTTCGCAAACTTTCGGACCTGCTCTCAAGACCGTCTACTCGACCAAATCTGCGCTTGAAAAGCATGTTCTTGAAGCCGACATGGTTGTCGGCGCTGTGCTTGTTGCCGGTGCTGCCGCGCCGAAACTGGTCTCAAAGGATCTCGTTTCCCGCATGAAGCCGGGATCGGTTCTGGTGGATGTTGCGATTGACCAGGGCGGCTGCTTTGAAACTTCCAAGGCGACCACCCATTCTGATCCGACTTATATCGTTGACGAAGTGGTGCACTATTGCGTTGCCAACATGCCGGGCGCGGTGCCGAAAACCTCGACCTACGCGCTCAACAACGCCACGCTTCCGTTTGCCCTGGCGCTCGCCGACAAAGGCGCGAAGCAGGCGCTTCTGGATGATCCGAACTTCCTGCCGGGCCTGAACGTCATTGGCGGACAGGTAACCTGCGAAGCGGTCGCTGAAGCCCTTGGCTATGACTATGTCGATCCCGCAGCCGCTCTTGAGCAGAGTGACGCGAGCCAGGCTGCCTGA
- a CDS encoding bacteriocin: protein MKKILLVAAVAALLAGCQSDSQTDRALVGGGLGAATGAIIGAAAGNGAGPALAGAAIGAAGGAIVGAATTPRNCVAYDRYGNPYRVACP, encoded by the coding sequence ATGAAGAAAATACTGCTTGTCGCCGCGGTTGCGGCCCTTCTGGCCGGTTGTCAATCAGACAGCCAGACGGATCGTGCACTCGTCGGCGGCGGCCTTGGTGCAGCAACAGGCGCGATCATCGGAGCAGCAGCCGGAAATGGTGCGGGACCCGCGCTTGCCGGCGCTGCAATCGGTGCAGCCGGCGGTGCGATCGTCGGAGCGGCGACAACGCCGAGAAACTGCGTCGCGTATGATCGCTACGGCAATCCCTACCGGGTGGCTTGCCCCTGA
- a CDS encoding glycine zipper domain-containing protein, translating to MKKFVLLAAIGVALAGCQSDSQTDRALVGGGLGAATGAAIGAAATGDVGGALVGGAIGAAGGAIVGAATTPKNCVAYDRYGNPYRVACP from the coding sequence ATGAAGAAGTTTGTTTTGCTCGCTGCAATCGGTGTTGCGTTGGCAGGTTGCCAGTCTGACAGCCAGACCGACCGTGCTCTGGTCGGTGGTGGCCTTGGTGCCGCAACCGGTGCGGCAATCGGTGCTGCGGCAACGGGTGATGTCGGCGGCGCCCTCGTCGGTGGCGCAATCGGTGCTGCAGGCGGCGCAATTGTCGGCGCGGCGACAACACCGAAAAACTGCGTTGCCTATGACCGCTACGGCAACCCGTATCGCGTAGCGTGCCCGTAA
- the eda gene encoding bifunctional 4-hydroxy-2-oxoglutarate aldolase/2-dehydro-3-deoxy-phosphogluconate aldolase: MAQDIKKIEAVMCAAPVIPVLVVEDPRKAVPMAEALVRGGLPAIEITLRTKHALEAIDAVNEHVEGAMVGAGTVLNGEQYDAAVSAGARFIVSPGATETLLDAADEHSVPLLPGAATASEVMYLLERGYERLKFFPAEQAGGASYLKSLSSPLAAAKFCPTGGVSLDKAPDYLALPNVLCVGGSWIADAKAIAAEDWAGIEERARAAAGLND, encoded by the coding sequence ATGGCACAGGATATAAAGAAAATCGAAGCCGTCATGTGCGCTGCGCCGGTGATCCCGGTACTCGTTGTCGAAGACCCGCGCAAAGCCGTGCCAATGGCCGAAGCGCTCGTTCGCGGCGGCTTACCGGCCATCGAAATCACGCTTCGCACCAAACACGCGCTCGAAGCCATTGATGCCGTCAACGAGCACGTCGAAGGGGCGATGGTCGGAGCCGGTACGGTCTTGAACGGCGAGCAATATGATGCAGCCGTGTCCGCCGGAGCACGTTTCATTGTGTCTCCCGGCGCAACGGAGACCCTGCTGGATGCGGCTGATGAACACAGCGTCCCGCTCCTTCCCGGCGCTGCCACGGCGTCCGAGGTCATGTATCTACTGGAACGCGGCTATGAACGATTGAAGTTCTTCCCGGCGGAACAGGCCGGGGGCGCGTCCTACCTTAAGTCACTCTCCTCGCCGCTTGCAGCCGCGAAGTTCTGTCCGACTGGCGGCGTCAGCCTCGACAAGGCGCCTGACTATCTGGCTTTGCCGAATGTTCTATGTGTCGGCGGGTCCTGGATTGCGGACGCAAAGGCGATCGCAGCGGAAGACTGGGCAGGTATCGAAGAACGCGCGCGCGCCGCCGCCGGACTGAACGACTAA